The following proteins are co-located in the Pleurocapsa minor HA4230-MV1 genome:
- a CDS encoding DUF4327 family protein yields MTKQVAHPMMKLQRKVSSLVESKIVKPEDRIGKIALLLGNDWSHWKNELLDFDFSPQDQIRELLLVENWDED; encoded by the coding sequence ATGACGAAGCAAGTTGCGCATCCCATGATGAAATTGCAACGGAAGGTGTCTTCCTTAGTAGAATCTAAAATTGTTAAACCAGAAGATCGAATTGGTAAAATTGCCTTATTATTAGGCAATGACTGGTCGCATTGGAAAAACGAATTATTAGACTTTGATTTTTCTCCTCAAGACCAGATCCGCGAATTACTGTTAGTAGAAAACTGGGATGAAGATTAA
- a CDS encoding S8 family serine peptidase, which produces MSKQIGFLVFAGISLLIAPVLALNNSIDKSGINALRLHQPPYDLLGRKIGIGQVEVGRPVKLGKDKSTKLLEVISPRAVFYRNQPPASDQNIDDHASMVAQVMIAQDKQLRGVAPQAKLYSSAVGALGDAGQSQECLASQHVALQNSGDIRAINFSFGESLEPDDAPLNGKALLTSCIDWSAREHNVLYVIAGNQGRGGIPLPTDNFNGITTAYTMLKDGQFSKVDFANLSALPVGIGRSFIKKEINFGERRAVSLLAPGGQISVYNQKGEIEKVNGTSFAAPHITATVALLQEYGDRQLRSKLANWSLDSRRHQVMKAVLLNSADKIADRGDGLLLGMERTIQGEKNQTWFDADAYVNPRVPLDIQMGTGQVNAWRAYQQFSAGEPPSKQSVAPLGWDYGTVKANEYQEYELKQPLVAGSHAAITLVWDRLVMLNDFNRNQQYDAEETFRDRGLNNLDLYLLPVGEDSDMRNICASSSFEDSIEHIFCPIPTTGRYKIRVYYRHQLNEPVQSYGLAWWTKSND; this is translated from the coding sequence ATGAGTAAACAAATTGGGTTTTTGGTTTTTGCAGGTATATCTTTATTGATTGCTCCTGTTTTGGCTCTCAATAATTCGATCGACAAATCGGGAATTAATGCGCTACGACTACATCAGCCCCCCTATGATTTGCTGGGACGAAAAATTGGCATTGGTCAAGTAGAAGTAGGTCGTCCAGTTAAGCTAGGTAAAGATAAATCTACTAAACTCTTGGAAGTGATCTCTCCTAGAGCCGTTTTTTATCGTAATCAGCCCCCTGCTTCAGATCAAAATATTGACGATCATGCCAGTATGGTTGCACAGGTAATGATTGCTCAGGACAAGCAACTAAGGGGGGTTGCGCCCCAAGCTAAGTTATACTCTTCCGCAGTCGGAGCATTGGGCGATGCTGGACAATCCCAGGAGTGCCTGGCAAGTCAGCATGTAGCTCTACAGAATAGTGGTGATATTAGAGCAATCAATTTTAGTTTTGGCGAATCTTTAGAACCAGATGATGCTCCCTTAAATGGTAAGGCTCTATTAACATCTTGTATTGATTGGTCAGCACGAGAGCATAATGTTCTCTATGTAATTGCGGGAAATCAGGGTCGGGGAGGCATTCCCTTACCCACCGATAATTTTAACGGCATCACCACTGCCTACACCATGCTTAAAGATGGTCAATTTAGTAAGGTGGACTTTGCCAATCTTAGTGCTTTACCCGTCGGTATTGGTAGGAGCTTTATTAAAAAAGAAATTAATTTTGGTGAGAGGAGAGCTGTCAGCCTGCTAGCGCCTGGGGGGCAAATTTCGGTCTATAACCAAAAAGGAGAAATTGAAAAGGTTAACGGTACTAGCTTTGCTGCACCCCACATTACGGCAACTGTTGCTTTACTACAGGAATATGGCGATCGCCAGCTACGGTCTAAATTAGCCAACTGGAGTCTTGATTCTCGTCGTCATCAGGTAATGAAAGCAGTATTACTCAATTCTGCCGATAAGATTGCCGATCGCGGAGATGGTTTGCTATTGGGTATGGAACGTACGATTCAAGGGGAAAAGAATCAAACCTGGTTTGATGCCGATGCCTATGTAAACCCCCGCGTTCCTTTGGATATTCAAATGGGGACAGGACAAGTTAATGCCTGGAGAGCTTATCAGCAGTTTAGCGCGGGAGAACCCCCGTCAAAGCAGTCTGTTGCCCCATTGGGTTGGGACTATGGAACAGTGAAAGCAAATGAATATCAAGAATATGAGCTAAAACAACCTTTAGTGGCAGGAAGTCATGCTGCCATTACTTTGGTTTGGGATCGGCTGGTAATGCTCAATGATTTTAATCGCAATCAACAATATGATGCGGAAGAAACATTTCGCGATCGCGGTTTGAATAATTTGGATCTTTATCTTTTGCCTGTTGGGGAAGATAGCGACATGAGAAATATCTGCGCTTCTTCTAGTTTTGAAGATAGCATTGAACACATTTTTTGTCCGATCCCCACCACAGGACGTTATAAAATCCGCGTCTATTATCGTCACCAACTGAATGAACCTGTACAATCTTATGGTTTAGCCTGGTGGACAAAGAGTAATGATTGA
- a CDS encoding DMT family transporter: MSSNLNDKPSTIIYLQLILTMVVWGGTFVAGKIVAQNLSPFVAAFGRFAIASLCLWLLNIVQKNRLERLNYRQIFLLALLGLSGVLAYNTFFFLGLKDIAASRAGLIIALNPVTIALGSSLFWREKLSYLKLLGIFIALTGAVLVITKGDLQTAIAQGIGRGELYILGCVVSWVVYSLVGKLAMQQLSVVTTTSYAIWLGTLFLLPLAIWEQQNHLPNINWLTGLCLMYLGILGTVIAFNWYYIGIKILGAAKAGIFINLVPVFAAIFGFIFLQESFTPILFVGGGCVLVGVSLVNQPTD, translated from the coding sequence ATGTCTTCAAATTTAAATGACAAGCCATCGACGATCATCTATCTCCAGTTAATCTTGACTATGGTAGTTTGGGGTGGAACATTTGTCGCAGGAAAAATCGTAGCTCAAAACCTTAGTCCTTTTGTAGCAGCATTTGGTCGTTTTGCGATCGCTTCTCTGTGTTTATGGCTATTGAATATAGTTCAAAAAAATAGACTAGAGCGACTCAATTATCGACAGATCTTTTTATTAGCTTTACTAGGATTAAGTGGAGTTTTAGCATACAACACCTTTTTCTTTCTAGGTTTAAAAGATATTGCTGCTAGTCGTGCAGGATTGATTATTGCTTTAAATCCTGTAACTATTGCTCTTGGTTCAAGCTTATTTTGGCGAGAAAAGTTATCCTATCTCAAACTTCTTGGTATATTTATTGCCTTAACTGGAGCAGTTTTAGTAATTACCAAAGGAGATCTGCAAACTGCGATCGCTCAAGGTATTGGTAGGGGAGAATTATATATTTTAGGCTGTGTTGTTAGCTGGGTGGTTTATTCACTTGTGGGTAAATTAGCGATGCAACAACTTTCTGTTGTAACTACTACTAGTTATGCTATTTGGCTGGGAACTCTGTTTTTATTACCTTTGGCAATTTGGGAACAACAAAATCACTTACCAAACATTAATTGGTTAACTGGATTGTGTTTAATGTATTTAGGAATTTTAGGCACAGTAATCGCTTTTAATTGGTATTACATAGGAATCAAAATATTGGGTGCTGCCAAAGCTGGCATTTTTATTAATTTAGTCCCCGTATTTGCTGCTATTTTTGGGTTTATCTTTTTACAAGAATCATTCACCCCTATTTTATTTGTTGGCGGTGGTTGCGTTCTTGTAGGAGTATCATTAGTAAATCAACCAACAGATTGA
- a CDS encoding FAD-binding oxidoreductase, giving the protein MTTYDWIVIGAGITGASLAYELSQQNFKVLLLEKDPQPDNATVYSYGGLAYWSGTDELTRTLAQSGIELHRHLSAELDADTEFRELDLVLTIDRQDDPQAVALNYDRFAVTPELLNVQDACTLEPLLNPNAISGVLKLPHGHIQAQKTTNAYIQAMLRNGGKIIYEQVVNLVRQGDKITGVTTTTNNYYGNNTVVCGGGLSRSLLQQAGVKVNNYFTHAQLIMTPPMDLELATIVMPAVQQRFRLEAQPAAIDPGDRVDRVILDPGAVQFIDGSLCIGQISAIAEHPQAKFDLAIAEAQIREQVGYILPLLEDIPGTCHSCLVAFNNQGIALVGNLANITGLYLFSGFTSTLVYAPVLARRFAQSQTGTADKIIEQLQLTLTKSI; this is encoded by the coding sequence ATGACCACATACGACTGGATAGTAATTGGTGCAGGGATAACTGGCGCTAGTCTCGCCTATGAATTGAGTCAACAAAACTTTAAAGTCTTGCTGTTAGAAAAAGATCCCCAGCCAGATAATGCCACTGTGTATAGTTACGGTGGTTTAGCCTATTGGTCAGGAACAGATGAACTAACTCGTACTTTGGCTCAGTCAGGGATTGAGCTACATCGTCATTTAAGTGCGGAATTGGATGCCGATACGGAATTTAGAGAACTGGATTTAGTCTTAACTATCGATCGCCAAGATGATCCTCAAGCTGTTGCCTTGAATTACGATCGCTTTGCTGTTACTCCAGAATTACTCAACGTCCAAGATGCCTGTACTCTAGAGCCGTTGCTTAATCCTAATGCCATTTCAGGAGTGCTTAAGCTACCCCATGGTCATATCCAGGCGCAAAAGACTACTAATGCCTATATTCAAGCCATGCTCCGTAATGGAGGCAAGATTATCTATGAGCAGGTGGTAAATCTGGTGCGTCAAGGAGACAAAATCACTGGTGTTACCACCACGACTAATAATTACTATGGTAATAATACTGTAGTCTGCGGGGGTGGATTATCGCGATCGCTATTGCAGCAAGCAGGGGTTAAAGTGAATAATTATTTTACGCACGCGCAGCTAATTATGACTCCCCCGATGGATTTGGAGTTAGCTACAATAGTTATGCCTGCCGTTCAACAGAGATTTAGGCTAGAAGCTCAACCTGCTGCCATAGATCCTGGAGATCGAGTAGATCGGGTAATCTTAGATCCAGGCGCAGTTCAGTTTATCGATGGTAGTCTCTGTATCGGACAAATTAGCGCGATCGCCGAGCATCCCCAGGCTAAATTTGATTTGGCGATCGCTGAGGCTCAAATTCGTGAACAGGTAGGCTATATCTTACCTTTACTCGAAGATATTCCTGGTACTTGTCATAGTTGTTTAGTGGCATTTAATAACCAAGGAATTGCTCTGGTGGGAAATCTAGCTAACATTACAGGACTTTATCTGTTTTCTGGTTTTACTAGCACTCTAGTTTATGCACCTGTCTTAGCTAGACGTTTTGCCCAAAGTCAAACAGGAACAGCAGATAAAATTATCGAGCAGCTACAGCTAACTTTGACTAAATCTATTTAA
- the mazG gene encoding nucleoside triphosphate pyrophosphohydrolase, which yields MNSDSTTQQSILDALQRLIEVVAQLRSPDGGCPWDLAQTPQTLIPYVIEEAYEVVDALQTENQSAIAEELGDLLLQVVLQTQIASEQQNFTLEDVAEGITAKLIRRHPHVFGDLKVNSAHEVNQNWEQIKSAEKGETAEQAKLLSRKLDRYARTLPPLMAGMKISTKAAAAGFEWSNIEGVWSKFTEELGEFQEALTTEDKAHQQEELGDLLFTIINLARWYDLDPFAGLQGTNRRFIQRLELMEKFAPRPLTAYDLEGLESLWQQAKAQLKKES from the coding sequence ATGAATTCTGACTCGACGACTCAGCAGTCTATTTTAGATGCCTTACAGCGTTTGATTGAAGTAGTTGCTCAACTTAGATCTCCTGATGGGGGATGTCCTTGGGACTTGGCACAAACACCGCAGACTTTGATTCCTTACGTGATCGAAGAAGCCTACGAAGTTGTAGATGCGCTGCAAACAGAAAACCAATCAGCGATCGCTGAAGAGTTAGGGGATTTATTACTTCAGGTGGTGTTGCAGACGCAGATCGCTAGCGAACAGCAAAATTTTACCCTAGAAGATGTTGCTGAAGGGATTACAGCTAAATTGATTCGTCGTCATCCCCATGTCTTTGGTGATCTAAAGGTCAACAGCGCGCACGAAGTCAACCAAAATTGGGAACAGATCAAGTCAGCCGAAAAAGGAGAAACCGCCGAACAGGCAAAACTTCTCAGCCGTAAACTCGATCGCTATGCTCGTACTCTTCCTCCTTTAATGGCGGGAATGAAAATATCGACTAAGGCAGCAGCAGCAGGTTTTGAATGGTCAAATATTGAGGGAGTCTGGTCAAAGTTTACTGAAGAGTTGGGGGAGTTTCAAGAAGCTCTAACTACAGAAGATAAAGCACATCAACAGGAGGAATTAGGAGATTTGCTGTTTACCATTATTAATCTGGCTCGTTGGTACGATCTAGACCCTTTTGCTGGTTTACAGGGAACGAACCGCCGTTTTATTCAACGTCTGGAACTGATGGAAAAGTTCGCCCCGCGTCCCCTAACAGCATATGATTTAGAGGGATTAGAATCTTTGTGGCAACAAGCTAAAGCACAGCTAAAAAAAGAGTCGTAG
- a CDS encoding DUF2470 domain-containing protein, which yields MSEAITPAISDRICQHMNQDHAAAIALYAQVYGNAPETESAMMESIDPQGMNILAQIAGSTVPVRVEFDHPLKNAEDAHHTLVAMIKQARTA from the coding sequence ATGTCTGAAGCTATTACACCCGCCATTAGCGATCGCATTTGTCAACATATGAACCAAGACCATGCTGCGGCGATCGCTCTTTATGCTCAAGTATATGGCAATGCGCCTGAGACTGAAAGTGCCATGATGGAATCAATCGATCCCCAAGGAATGAATATCTTGGCTCAAATTGCTGGGTCAACCGTGCCTGTCAGGGTAGAATTCGACCACCCCCTCAAAAATGCCGAAGATGCACATCATACGCTCGTGGCGATGATTAAACAGGCACGCACTGCTTAA
- a CDS encoding GNAT family N-acetyltransferase yields the protein MVLKSLDSDVEGDLKLTIYPAVIEDTKEISNILAQSFYNFPEFAHWIYPILRFTINEDIRYRLRSTSPHYRCLVAKVTSSKNHNSNESVIVGTIEVALRSTLWSASLQHPYISNLAVAQNYRRLGIGSQLLTACEQAALDWGYQETRLHVLDRNESAKQLYCHNGYQISQIEPNWGNLWFDYSPRLLLKKMISTS from the coding sequence ATGGTGTTAAAATCTCTCGATAGTGATGTTGAAGGCGATTTAAAGTTAACGATTTATCCTGCTGTAATTGAAGATACCAAGGAAATCAGCAATATTTTGGCGCAAAGTTTTTATAATTTTCCTGAGTTTGCCCATTGGATCTATCCGATTCTCCGATTTACCATTAATGAAGATATCCGTTATCGATTACGTTCAACTTCTCCCCATTACCGCTGCTTAGTCGCGAAAGTAACTTCTTCAAAGAACCACAACTCAAATGAGTCGGTGATTGTGGGAACGATTGAGGTGGCACTGCGTTCGACTCTGTGGTCAGCTAGTTTGCAACATCCTTATATTTCTAATTTAGCTGTAGCTCAAAATTACCGTCGCTTAGGTATTGGTAGTCAGCTTTTGACAGCTTGTGAACAGGCTGCTTTAGACTGGGGTTATCAAGAAACTCGGCTTCATGTTTTAGACCGTAATGAATCGGCAAAACAGTTATACTGCCACAATGGCTATCAAATTTCCCAGATTGAGCCGAATTGGGGAAATTTATGGTTTGATTATTCTCCTCGTTTACTGCTAAAAAAAATGATTTCAACCTCTTAA
- a CDS encoding GAF domain-containing protein: MLQQLKYNQLMSDLSWEKVGQSVVDVIGQLLDLDIAILHLQKLNYGVEQYFFYQKSTPQATQIDRDLLKLTVVSCSELAFSDALTINQYEVNQAELPIDRYNVCLQVNIASIISIPLYLQTNLCASLTIHQLNSSDRLEPQQLEQLKILATQANLILAQILAGDQLQELAQRATTINRITTTIRSSLDPAVMFAAIAQELGSTLKVDGCTLSLWTKSDRFVRCVGLYNPHEAKTPLDSSGCQQATTSTVPIAENPILQVLLFTKKTVMSKDLEKQQNVARFELPWHAKARALMIVPLIVEEEIIGSITLRQSDASRDWSTSETELAEAVASQAAIAISQVLAHQQVQELAQKETTINRITNTIRSSLEPPVMFAAIAKELGSALKVDGCTLSLWTQSDRFVRCVGLYNPLEPQKIILDSADWQQATTSSVPIAENPILQALLFTKKTVKSMDLEKQRNLARYELPWHAKARALMIIPLIVEEEIIGSITLRQSDASRNWSTSETELAEAVASQAAIAVQQAKLYQQLQLEEEKVRKLNYYLTESVLKRFLPAAIVNKAATGKLSLDLTPEPRRITVLFCDLVGFTNLSSRLEVILLAEILNEYLEAMSKAVFDHNGTVDKFVGDGVMAMFGAPEDLSCPEQARKAISTAKTMYFYLHMLNRRWQAKVNSSRSIPILQMRCGIHQGKAVVGMFGGGQRKDYTAVGKVVNIASRLQSVALPNSILISETTANALNQNINWGQVRNFQLKGIDDDFKAYMIRVK; this comes from the coding sequence ATGCTTCAACAACTTAAATATAACCAGTTAATGAGTGATTTATCTTGGGAAAAAGTAGGTCAATCCGTGGTTGATGTTATTGGTCAATTACTCGATCTAGATATTGCCATCTTGCACCTCCAAAAACTTAATTATGGTGTAGAACAATATTTTTTCTACCAAAAATCTACCCCACAGGCTACTCAAATAGATCGAGATTTACTCAAATTAACAGTTGTATCTTGTAGCGAATTAGCCTTTAGTGATGCCTTAACTATTAATCAATATGAGGTAAATCAAGCCGAGTTGCCAATCGATCGCTATAACGTCTGTCTTCAAGTCAATATTGCCTCAATTATCTCTATTCCTTTATATTTACAGACCAATTTATGTGCGTCCCTAACCATCCATCAGCTCAACTCTAGCGATCGCTTAGAACCACAACAATTAGAACAGCTGAAAATCCTCGCCACTCAAGCAAATTTAATCCTGGCTCAGATCTTGGCGGGGGACCAACTGCAAGAATTAGCTCAAAGAGCAACTACGATTAATCGCATCACCACCACAATACGCTCCAGTTTAGATCCTGCCGTGATGTTTGCCGCGATCGCTCAAGAGTTAGGTTCAACTTTGAAGGTAGATGGTTGTACTCTTTCTCTCTGGACAAAAAGCGATCGCTTTGTCCGTTGCGTTGGCTTATATAATCCTCACGAAGCAAAAACCCCGCTCGATTCTTCTGGCTGCCAACAGGCCACTACCTCTACTGTCCCCATCGCCGAAAATCCGATTTTGCAGGTTCTATTATTTACCAAAAAGACTGTGATGTCTAAAGATTTAGAAAAACAGCAAAACGTGGCTCGTTTTGAGCTTCCCTGGCACGCCAAAGCTAGAGCCTTGATGATTGTGCCTCTAATTGTTGAAGAGGAGATTATCGGCAGTATTACCCTCAGACAGTCTGATGCGTCTCGTGACTGGAGTACTTCAGAAACAGAATTAGCCGAAGCGGTAGCTTCCCAAGCAGCGATCGCCATTAGCCAAGTTTTAGCTCATCAACAAGTTCAGGAACTAGCTCAAAAAGAAACTACCATCAATCGTATTACCAATACAATTCGTTCTAGTTTAGAACCGCCAGTGATGTTTGCTGCGATCGCTAAAGAGTTAGGATCGGCTTTAAAGGTTGATGGCTGCACATTATCTCTCTGGACACAAAGCGATCGCTTTGTTCGCTGTGTTGGTCTTTATAATCCTCTTGAACCACAAAAAATTATTCTCGATTCTGCTGATTGGCAACAGGCGACTACCTCTAGTGTCCCCATTGCCGAAAATCCGATTTTGCAAGCTCTATTGTTTACCAAAAAGACTGTTAAGTCTATGGATTTAGAAAAACAGCGTAATCTAGCTCGGTATGAGCTTCCTTGGCACGCCAAAGCTAGAGCATTGATGATTATACCTTTAATTGTCGAAGAGGAGATTATCGGTAGTATTACCCTCAGACAGTCTGATGCGTCCCGCAACTGGAGTACTTCAGAAACAGAATTAGCCGAAGCGGTAGCTTCCCAGGCAGCGATCGCCGTACAGCAAGCCAAGTTATATCAACAGCTTCAACTGGAAGAAGAAAAAGTTAGAAAGCTCAATTACTATTTGACTGAATCAGTTCTCAAGCGCTTTTTGCCCGCAGCGATCGTCAACAAGGCAGCCACAGGCAAGCTTTCTCTCGATTTAACTCCTGAACCTCGGCGCATTACCGTACTATTCTGTGATTTGGTCGGCTTTACTAATTTATCGAGTCGCCTGGAAGTTATTCTACTAGCAGAAATTCTCAATGAATATCTTGAAGCAATGAGCAAAGCGGTATTCGACCACAACGGTACAGTAGATAAATTTGTTGGTGATGGCGTAATGGCAATGTTTGGCGCACCAGAAGACTTATCTTGCCCTGAACAAGCCAGAAAAGCAATTTCTACGGCTAAAACAATGTATTTTTATCTCCATATGTTAAATCGACGCTGGCAAGCTAAGGTAAACAGCAGTCGTTCAATCCCGATCCTACAAATGCGCTGTGGGATACACCAAGGGAAGGCGGTAGTGGGGATGTTTGGTGGGGGACAAAGGAAAGACTATACAGCTGTCGGTAAGGTGGTTAATATTGCCTCTCGTTTGCAAAGTGTAGCTCTACCCAACAGTATTCTGATTTCCGAAACTACGGCTAATGCTCTCAACCAAAATATTAATTGGGGACAGGTAAGGAATTTTCAGCTTAAAGGTATTGATGATGATTTTAAAGCCTATATGATTCGGGTTAAATAG
- a CDS encoding iron ABC transporter permease, protein MAIALIIALPILFVFSSVFTKSGAVWKHLATTVLPSYILNSCWLMLLVGIGVCLIGVGTAWLVTMCRFWGSTWLQWGLLLPLAAPAYLLAYTYTEMLDYFGPVQVTLRNLFGWTGVEDYWFPEIRSLGGAALMLLLVLYPYVYLLARVAFLEQSVCTMEASRSLGCNPWRSFFTVALPLARPAIMAGLALALMETLNDLGTVEYFGVNTFTTGIYRTWLGMGERSAAAQLAAFLMIFVLILIVLERRSRSAAQYYERSSSIKKIVPFQLNPGHSLGALIACLLPVLFGFIIPGAYLLQLTLNNLDSSFDADFRDLAQHSFTLASITAIAAMVISLLMAYGQRLEPNWLMKTAVRISAMGYAIPGSVIAVGVLIPVAGLDNLIDRWMRSTFNISTGLLLSGTIFSLIFAYLVRFLAVGFGSVESSLNKIAPSLDDASRSLGYGSTSTLWNIHTPLMSGGLLTSAMLVFVDVMKELPATLVIRPFNFDTLGIRVYQYASDERLAEAAAPALAIVLVGIIPVIFLSWRITHSR, encoded by the coding sequence ATGGCGATCGCTTTGATTATCGCCTTACCGATTTTATTTGTTTTTAGCAGTGTTTTTACTAAATCTGGTGCTGTCTGGAAACATCTAGCCACCACAGTTTTACCAAGTTATATTTTAAACTCCTGCTGGCTCATGCTGTTGGTGGGAATAGGAGTTTGCCTGATTGGTGTGGGTACGGCTTGGCTGGTGACGATGTGCCGTTTTTGGGGGAGTACATGGTTACAGTGGGGTTTGTTGCTGCCCTTAGCTGCCCCTGCATATCTCTTGGCCTATACCTATACAGAGATGCTGGACTACTTTGGCCCTGTGCAGGTAACTCTCCGCAACTTATTTGGTTGGACAGGGGTTGAAGATTATTGGTTTCCTGAAATCCGTTCTTTGGGGGGAGCAGCCTTAATGTTGTTGTTGGTGCTATATCCCTACGTTTATCTCTTAGCACGAGTGGCATTTTTAGAACAGTCAGTCTGTACGATGGAAGCTAGTCGCTCTTTAGGCTGTAATCCCTGGCGGAGCTTTTTCACTGTGGCTTTACCCTTAGCCAGACCAGCAATTATGGCGGGTTTAGCCTTGGCGTTAATGGAAACCCTCAATGACTTGGGAACGGTCGAATATTTTGGCGTAAACACCTTTACGACAGGAATTTATCGTACCTGGTTAGGGATGGGGGAGAGATCGGCAGCAGCCCAGTTAGCAGCTTTTTTAATGATCTTTGTGTTAATTTTAATTGTTTTAGAAAGGCGATCGCGCAGTGCAGCTCAATATTACGAGCGCTCCAGTTCAATTAAAAAGATTGTCCCATTTCAGCTCAATCCTGGGCATAGTTTAGGGGCGTTAATTGCTTGTTTATTACCCGTACTTTTTGGCTTTATCATTCCTGGAGCTTATCTATTACAGTTAACCTTAAACAACCTCGATAGTTCTTTTGATGCTGATTTTAGAGATTTAGCCCAGCATAGTTTTACTTTAGCCAGCATTACAGCGATCGCAGCTATGGTCATCTCATTATTGATGGCTTATGGACAAAGACTAGAACCCAACTGGCTGATGAAAACGGCGGTCAGAATTTCTGCTATGGGTTATGCCATCCCAGGTTCAGTGATTGCCGTGGGAGTATTAATTCCTGTGGCGGGGTTAGATAATCTGATCGATCGTTGGATGCGTTCGACGTTTAATATTTCTACGGGGTTGCTGCTTTCAGGGACAATTTTCTCACTAATCTTTGCTTATTTAGTCCGCTTTTTGGCAGTTGGTTTTGGTTCGGTGGAATCTAGCCTCAATAAAATTGCTCCCAGTTTAGATGATGCTTCCCGCAGTCTGGGTTATGGTTCAACTAGCACCCTGTGGAACATTCATACTCCGTTGATGTCGGGAGGGTTACTAACTTCTGCCATGTTAGTTTTTGTGGATGTGATGAAAGAGCTTCCCGCTACTTTAGTTATTCGCCCCTTTAATTTTGATACTCTGGGTATTAGAGTCTATCAATACGCTTCTGATGAGAGACTTGCCGAAGCTGCCGCACCAGCCTTAGCCATTGTTCTAGTAGGTATAATCCCTGTCATTTTTTTAAGCTGGCGGATTACCCATTCTCGTTAA
- a CDS encoding GNAT family N-acetyltransferase: MIEQIKSQYSLSWITQIAEIPQASWDELAKPLATPFLEWEWLNNLEVSGSATARNGWQPCHLTVWRDRYLIAAAPLYIKGHSYGEFVFDHQWADLSHRLGINYYPKLLGMTPFTPAVGYRFLVAPGEDEEVITELMLAAIDNFCDRNRLSGCNFLFVDPDWRKMMENNGFASWLHHGYIWSNQDFNCFDDYLKMFNSNQRKNIKRERKAVTQAGLLTKTYAGAEIPQYLYADIYRFYSSTCNKFYWGSKYLTRRFFEQLYPNYSDRVLLIVAYTEQDDRHPVGMSFCLQKGDRLYGRYWGCYEEYNALHFEACYYKPIEWAIANGIKTYDPGAGGRHKKRRGFPATANYSLHRFYNPRMARILHNYIDDVNRMEQEEISAINNNLPFNKQEITFHL, from the coding sequence ATGATTGAGCAGATCAAATCTCAATACTCTCTGTCTTGGATTACTCAAATAGCCGAAATTCCCCAAGCAAGCTGGGATGAATTAGCCAAACCCCTGGCTACTCCTTTCTTAGAGTGGGAGTGGCTAAATAATCTTGAAGTTTCGGGCAGTGCAACGGCTCGTAATGGTTGGCAACCTTGTCACCTGACAGTCTGGCGCGATCGCTATTTAATTGCTGCTGCACCCTTATATATTAAGGGTCATAGTTACGGAGAATTCGTTTTTGACCATCAATGGGCAGATTTATCCCATCGTTTGGGAATTAATTACTATCCAAAGTTGTTGGGCATGACTCCCTTTACTCCCGCAGTGGGATATCGGTTCTTAGTCGCTCCTGGGGAAGATGAGGAAGTGATTACTGAATTGATGCTAGCAGCGATCGATAACTTTTGCGATCGCAATCGGCTTTCTGGCTGTAATTTTTTATTTGTCGATCCTGACTGGCGCAAAATGATGGAGAACAATGGTTTTGCTAGCTGGCTGCATCATGGCTATATTTGGTCAAATCAAGATTTTAACTGTTTTGATGACTATCTCAAGATGTTTAATAGTAATCAGCGCAAAAATATTAAACGCGAAAGGAAAGCCGTCACCCAAGCAGGCTTATTGACCAAAACTTATGCTGGAGCGGAAATTCCCCAGTATCTATATGCTGATATTTATCGATTTTATAGTAGTACCTGCAACAAGTTTTACTGGGGGAGTAAATACCTTACTCGACGGTTTTTTGAGCAGCTTTATCCTAACTATAGCGATCGCGTCTTATTGATTGTGGCATATACCGAGCAAGATGATCGCCATCCTGTCGGTATGTCTTTCTGTCTGCAAAAAGGCGATCGACTATATGGTAGGTACTGGGGCTGTTATGAAGAATATAATGCCCTGCATTTTGAAGCCTGTTACTACAAACCAATTGAATGGGCGATCGCCAATGGCATCAAGACTTATGACCCAGGTGCAGGAGGTAGACATAAAAAAAGAAGAGGCTTTCCCGCTACTGCCAATTATAGTCTTCATCGCTTTTACAATCCCCGCATGGCGCGAATCCTACATAACTACATCGATGATGTCAATCGAATGGAGCAAGAGGAAATTTCCGCCATCAACAATAATCTCCCTTTCAATAAACAAGAAATTACGTTCCATTTATGA